In the Drosophila willistoni isolate 14030-0811.24 chromosome 3R, UCI_dwil_1.1, whole genome shotgun sequence genome, AAAGCTAAAATGAATAAATGGCAAAATTGGgaaaataaaccaaatatgaaacccacacacacacacaaacattcaCACGACAAAAGTCAACTTTATTTATAGATACAGATATACCAAgcgaaaaaaatgtaaaaatttcaaCCTATGCAAAGATATAAAACCTTAAGTGTGTAATaattgagtgtgtgtgtgtattgaaattataaattaagtatttaatacatatttaattacaacagacaaacagagaaacaaaaaccaaaacaaaaaaaaaacagacaaaatgtaaaatacaaaatgcatAATTAAATCTCAGCTCTAATTAGGGCGCAAGCTGCTTGGCCAGTTGACGACAAACGAAGGATGATATAcaacaatatacatacataaatatatatatataaagatatatataatatacatacaaacataatACATGCAAACCGAAATACGAATATTTGTggtaaagaagaaaacaaaaaataagaaaaagaaaaatcgaaataaaaagaactaaacattacaaaataaatgttaaaaacaaaatgccagAGGCGTTTTTATTTAAAGGCTCCTCATACACActtctacacacacacacacacacactccaaCACAAGCCGAAGCCGTTAAGAGGCGCGCCTCTTAAAGCAGGGCAAAcgaacaaacaaataaacaaacaaacaaagaacCAGTGAAAAGGTCCAAAACTCAAGAacaaaaaatggcaaatgtgAAAAAACAGAACGAAGTGGcaaccacaaaacaaaaacacttaCAGGGGCAATGCGGGGTCGTTTAGGAAGTGGGAGTGGGTGGATGGTAAGGGGGCGTGAAAAGAAGATAGGATTTTGTGGGCAAGGAGCACACAAATGCGTTAAACAAACTTGCGTAACTTTCAGTTTGACGAATATCCTTTTAATCCTTTTAAATGTGCAGGGAAATTGAAGGAGCAGCAACATGAATAAAGCTAAATAACGTAaggacacacacactcacatacataaGGTCAAAAGTCGGGACAAATTACCAAAGGGGGCCCACAAGGAACATGGACAATGGCAatggcgacgacgacgaccgtTGAGAGCCGAATGTTGTGCAATAATCAACGAAAGGATAAACTACGAAATAAATGGCAAATCAAGGGTATCAGAGCCGTAAAACACATCCGGCCCAAAAAGAAGCAGCAGATCCTTGCCCAGGGACACGAACAAAGCCCAAGACAGAAAATAACCcactattttctttttccttcttcATTCTTGAGTCTTTCCCCTAACTGAAATGTGATTGCTGTCTGTGAAGGTGCAACAGAATGTTGTTAGGCACATTCAAAAGGTTGAGGCTGACTGACGGTTTGCCTCATTACAGAATCAAAGCCATGTACAAATACACAAAGGGGACAAGGCAGAACATGTAAATGGCTGCTACGATGATTGTGTTGGTCACAGATGTGTTCTATCGATTGCAAAATTTTGGTGACTGATGATGGGTGACGAGAcggcgacaacaacaacaacaagttggCATGGAAATGAGCAATTAACGCCTGGACCTATACTATGAATATTGACAAATCAACAGATTTCTCAATTTCGTAATCTGACAGACAAGAAGAATGAAGGGTTAGTGGCGATGGTTAGTCAGTTGAGCGTCTTGATTAAggtataaatattaaataaacaacagACCAGACAGCTGCTGCTAATGAGCCTTGCCCATGGCCAGGAGTAAGCAAAACTCTGGCAATTGGGTGAGGGAAAGAAAATGAAACAGGATGTGGTTTGTTAAGAGGCTCGTTTGCTGCTTAATTATACATGGTAGCGCCTAAAAGTCGACTAATTAATATGCAACCAGTCAGGCAAGGGAGATTTCAGAAGTGGCATAGCCACAGTTAATGAGCCAAAACTCTCAGCATGTGTGCCGAAGTTTTGACAGCCAGTCAAGCGTCTGCCTTGTGTTTGCATACACTGTGAGCCGCGGGCTGGTCTGTTTGTTGTTCCCATTGCTCCAGCAGCAAAACGCAAATAACTTAATTTTCATAGAGTGGCCCAACTCTGATGCACACTCTGGCAAGGCAACCAATAAACACTTTTTGCAACAAATTCCAAAAACTATGCACATACCAGTACCACCAGCACCAACAGGGAGTAGTAAAACTTTTTGACACCGGCAACATGGCGTACAACTGCCAACTGCAAATGCATTGCGGGGGTTATtggtttatgtgtgtgtgcgtgttggGTATAcgtgtgtatgtttgtttgtgtggggATGGATCTGAGTGGTGCGGTTTTCAAATTAACAAAAGCGAACTAGTAGTGCCTGCAACTTTTTTGGCGCTGTATGTGCAACTGAAAGGTAAAGAAACTCACCGGAGATggcagaaaagaaaaaaacaaaaacaataaccgCTACAAAATGTCTCGAGCACATTTCAATTTGCACCCACCCACATAACTGAATTGTTACCCTCCCGCCCCACCATTCCGctgcatacatatacaaagtTGCTGCTACCATGCGGAcaaatgtcaaaatatttagttttacaACAAAACTTTTGGGTACCGAACGCGAGCGTTGGcagaaaattgaaaagaaatattGGTTAGCCGAACGGCCAAAGAAACACAAGTGTGCTGCAGGCGAGGGGAGACGCTTGTACAAACAATGCCAAAAGTTTTACCCTACAAATTAAATCggaatgcaattttttttgtttttctcgttttttctttgtggTATTTGCTCTGTTAGCCCAATTGCTGTGTGTGTATACGCGATGCCGTTGGCTCACCGCAGCTGTCAGCTGTTCTGATTGAATGTCGTAGCTGCAACGCAGACGCCCCGCCTAGTTTCGTTTAGTTTGCACTTCTCTAATCTGAGAGATTTGTAAATGGTTTTCCTGCCAACCTACCAACCAACTccctattttgttttttttttgtctttttttgaAGCGGAGAAATATTACTGTGATGTAGGTAAAAACTCATTTGCGCAGCCCAAAAGCATACTATACTTTCGTATCTTTCTCGGGTACGCAATTTGCAAGTCTTTTTCAGTTAACTCGAGTAGCCTTGAAATTTTATGCCACACCCACACATGTGACGCCCCTCAGGTTGGCGTTAACCTATTTAAAATTGTGTTAAGTGTTAGAGAAATAATGTTATGGAATATTTCATCGAATagaacaaaattaaaattgctcAACATTATAGTTCAAATTCTTGTTTCAATTGCattataaaatcaaaaacttATTGTTTATTAAGTTTAGTTTACTTATCGTTTTATTCAAACCTTCATCTTTCAAAATGtctaacacaaaaaaacatttaattccATAATGCCACGCAGTTTGAAGGTCTCTCTAATAGGTATTGTAGTGTcgtttcatttaaattttcgaAAAGTTGTGCTAAACATTTTCCATTGGTGTCAAAAGAAGCTTTACACTAACAACATTTGAGCTGGGCGAGGTGAATAAcgttttaataatttattttccgCGCACAGCAGGTTGCTCATTAACAGCACACAGAGCtccgcccacacacacacacaaactcagcCGCCCATCCAACACATACGCACAGTTGTACAAGGATAGAGCACGCACTTGGTCGTCGATTTGGTCGACTGACTGCTGCATATCACCTTAATTACAGGCAGCAGTAGGATGGAGAAGCAGTCTGGGCCCAGTCAGACGGTAAATGGCAGACAAGCAAACGTCGTTTATGGTAGGGTAAATTACCTACCATTCCCCATTCCTCACTCTCCTTGCTAACAGCCACCAGCCATATTGTCGTTGTCGTTACGCTTTAGCGATTCGTTACTGTacttgacaaaaaaaaagtgaaagaataagaaaaaggtagaaaagaaagagagcaaGCAACGGATTTAGTTTGCAGTCGACTGCTGATAAGCGTGTGATTCCTGCACATTTAACCCCACCCATCCatacatacactcacacacacacacacacacaaacccaCTTTTACCCCAAACAGGGCTAACTAAACAACTGCCATCATGGCCATGAATACATGCACCGTTGAGTTGCGTTTATATCGGGCTTATGTTACATCTAAGTGAAATTTAAGGACTCCACTCAACAACGTACCAAATCCTCTGCATAGTTCATGGATATTGTTGCTGGTCTGATGATGTAAGAGTTAGGGCAAAGGGTGGCAATGGATGCGGCATTTCACATGATGAGTTTGCCTACCACGGAAGCAGGAAGCCATCAagccacacactcacactcaccccacacatacacacacatcaaGAGAGACACAAACGAACAGCCTCACAATCAGTGTCAGCTGGCAGAACACATTAGTAGAGAAGAACCAACCAGAAGCAGGGACCCACCTGCAACAGGACATTGGCACTTAAACAGACCGCAGGCTCGAAACGATAACCCGAGCTGGCATGGGCACGAATGAGAAATTGAGACTACAACCAGACTGCTTCATTTCGATTCTAATAACTCCAATTACGAATGGCGGATGGTCTAAAATCCCCATtctgtaaatatgtatgtatccaAGTGGAACCTGGAACGAATCCTCTCCCGGttatgtgtgtgcgtatgtgggGATGGCTCAACTTGTTGCTGGGCTTTATGAAACGCCAACCGTTTTATCCTGGCTATTATTTCGAGGATTATATGTGAAAGGACAACGCATTGTGTGTTACGGGCTGGGCTTTGCCTTTTGCAAAACAAATCACCACGAAATCGTGCCGAGCCTGGGCCTGGTCTGCACGGGGCAAATTGGAGAATCCTTTACAAAGATACTTCCAATTAGTTCGGTCTGTAAGCGCTTCTGTAAATGAGTTTTCATGCAGATGCGAACATTTTTGAgctaacaaatgtttatttttctatgtatgtatatatagatgcTATTTACGAATAACGTGATGAGGGATCGAAGTGCTGGATTAATctctgtgtgggtgtgtgtgtgtgatcatTTAGGAAACATTACCGAGAACATCAGTCAACATTTACTTTAGTCGAAAGCGACGCAGTGCGGGTGGCAGATAATCCTGGCCAGCAACAACATTCGCTGGTAAATATTCAGAGCTGGGCGAGGCCACAGCACCGACAGAAGCCACAGCTGGGGCAGCAGCAGGAGAAGCAAAGTTGATAACAGGAGCGCGGCCCTCGTTGGAGATGCGAGATACACCTGGCAATTGGTTGTACTGGTTCTGGATTGCCAACTGGGCATTGACGGCATCTTCGGGTGTGCGGTACTTAACAAAGTGCACCTCAGGCTTGTTGCTGGATGTGGACTTAAGGGCGTTGAGCTGTTTGGCCAAGTTGGCCACATCCGCCTGCTTGCTGAGCACATAAATAGCCGTTTCCTGCTGGGCAGACTGCTTGGCCAATTGAAGAGCGGCACGCTCAAAACCTTGATTCTCCGGCGTACGAATGAAGACAATACGCAGATTCTTCTTCAGCGAATTGGCAATTTCCTGGTTATTGACTCCATCATTGAATTGTTCCTCGGGAGCAGCATAGCTGTAGAATTCCTTTTGGAATTCCTCCACAAGTGGGGCAGCCTGGGGAACAATGGGAGAAGTGGCAACAACAGAAGGAGCCTCTATGGGCTGAGAAAGCACAGCTTCGCCACTTTGCACGACCTGGGGAATTTCGGCAGGAACCAGGCCACTGCCAGGAACAAATGACAGGCCAGCGTCAGCATGGGCCACGGGCTGATAGTTGTAGCCCAACTTGTCGGCACTGCAGGCGGcggcaaaaaggcaaagtaaCTACATGGGAATTAGATTTGGATGTGATTAGAAACCGCAAAATCTTTGAAGCCCTTTCTGTGACTTACAATGAAAACGCGCATTTTTGGTTATTTAATAGCGATTGTCTCAAACGAACGCACGACTGGAGCTAACAAATGGAACTAGTGCTGAAAGTTAATCCACAAAGCTCTTTTATAGGCGCAGTTAATGCAGCCAGACGCAGCGCGGTCGGGCACAGCAGAGTCTAACCCAACCCCCACCCCCACACTCTCATAGACCAAGCGATAGCTGATCATTTGACCTTGTCAGCGTATGCGATATTGATTTGATTTCTATGCCATTCCACACTCATTAAAAGGCCTCACAACgcatttaaaataaacaagaTTAGGCCTATCCATCCACAAGCATCCGTAAACTGGCCGTTTGTCTtgccttcttcttttttgatttaaatgcACTTTACGacatttataaatatgcatagtctgttgttgttgttattgttgttgttgttgttgctgctgcttctgcccCATACCCTAATTGATTTGTGTTGTCTGCGACAGGtcataaaaaaccccaaaattCATCTTGGCCAGGCCAACCAAAGCCACAAACAACTTTTGGGGCAgaggcggcggtggtggcggcagttggcctgCCACTGGGTTTCAACAGCTACCGAATTTGCGGTGATAATAATCTTGGCCAGTGTTGGCCAGTCGCCATCTGACTGACTTCGCTTTAAGACAgtaattataattttcataattttccaCAACTTCGCTTTCATCTGAACGTCAATCTTTTCATCGACGGTCCAGTTAATGAAGTTCCTTAActaatttaaactttttcgCCAGCCGCCGATGCCACAGCCGAAGCCGACGCCCACTACAAAATAAATTAGGATGGCAAATGAATTTATCTTTAAGATTCTCAAAGATTATGTGCACTTGTGGGCTGGCTCCAAATTTCGTTGTTGTTTATGTAATCAAAGTTTGCAACGTTTGTGTGGTCTGTGAGATGATAAGCACTGTCAGAATTTATAATTGTATCTCATTGCCTCAAAGATTATTGCATAATTTAAGGTACATAACCACACACTGACTTTTAGATATTAAGATGAAGAAAGTTCTTAAACGCTGGATATTCGgaaaagaatttaatttaCCAATTCGAGTTTTGTGAAATGATTTTAGTAAATCATgcatttttgctttattttatCATTATTCCAGTATTCCATGTATGTGGATCTACTTTTGAAACTTGTTATAAATTGTCTATGAACATTCGAATATTTAGCTTCgacttcatcatcatctttaCTCTCCTTTCGGCCTActttaacaaaagaaaaagcaacCAAAATGTGCCTAATTTGGAAATGGCAATCCAAACCGGCAACGAGTTTGCAAAAATCTAGAGaatacaaaaggaaaaaaatggaaaagatTGAAAAACACGCAAACTTGGCAGCTGCTGGATGGAATTCGCTTGAACCTTGGACACACCTGTGCCAAAATTGCAGCAAGTCATGAGTCCGCCGGGCTCGAATTAAAGCAACCGTGCTCCTGCTCCTGGCAGACTTCTGAAGAGGCGCCAGGACTTGAGCTGGGCGAAAATGGAATGCGAAACCGGCAGCTTTGACGTGACTGGCAAAGTTTTCTCTCCTCTGTTGgttttcgttattttttttgtttttgttttttttggcagGCACCGCTAACGAGCGACAGCGACCAGGTTTGCCCGCCCAGGTTCTCATATTGCTCAAAAATGCTTAAACTAAAACTTGCTCAACAGATTTGCAGTGGCGGGAGCCTTTTTTACGGCTGCACTTCAGCGTGTCATATGGCAaacgtgtgcgtgtgtgtttgtgtgtgtttgaccTTTGACACTAAAACAATTTGCAAAGCGAAATGATGTCAACTTCATGGAATGAGCACTCGTTCTTGGCATCTACGGTACGGCGTAATTTAGTTGAAACATTCTTAAAGCACCGCCTGTCGAGAAACTTAACGCAAAAGAAGGGGGCGATGTTTGTAAATGGGTGGCTGGGTGGATGGTTGGCCGAATGGGATAAACTTAGGGATGTCTCATGTGGGTGAACGAGCGGCGGGAAAACTCTACGCGCA is a window encoding:
- the LOC26530268 gene encoding uncharacterized protein LOC26530268, which encodes MRVFILLCLFAAACSADKLGYNYQPVAHADAGLSFVPGSGLVPAEIPQVVQSGEAVLSQPIEAPSVVATSPIVPQAAPLVEEFQKEFYSYAAPEEQFNDGVNNQEIANSLKKNLRIVFIRTPENQGFERAALQLAKQSAQQETAIYVLSKQADVANLAKQLNALKSTSSNKPEVHFVKYRTPEDAVNAQLAIQNQYNQLPGVSRISNEGRAPVINFASPAAAPAVASVGAVASPSSEYLPANVVAGQDYLPPALRRFRLK